In Flavobacterium sp. N3904, one DNA window encodes the following:
- a CDS encoding sensor histidine kinase, with translation MNFDYILLIFVFSHLRKTLQSKILLPQIDKYLFIGFWLSIMLLIAEFFLHSRTHITAWIAHAMLFTIIYFCVTQNEFKSVKPFIYSILPFVVVNFIEDFIALINSSFYDEWNNYFDTAIVFSIIWFFAMFFITRKQRKDMEIEQLKAIEREKEFQQSEILKAKLEIQVAERTAQLRSQKDELQKTLDELKTTQEQLIQSEKMASLGELTAGIAHEIQNPLNFVNNFSEVSGELLDEMNEEIEKGDFDEVKNIANDIKQNLEKINFHGKRADSIVKGMLQHSRTGNNTKEPTNINKLADEYLRLAYHGLRAKDKSFNADLITDFDENLPKIKVLAQEIGRVLLNLFTNAFYATHQRQKKSGEAYKPIVSVKTELKANGIEITVKDNGIGIPESIKSKIMQPFFTTKPSGEGTGLGLSLSYDIVVKGHGGSIAIDSKENDYTAFTIFLPLE, from the coding sequence ATGAACTTTGATTATATTCTATTAATATTTGTTTTTAGTCATTTGCGAAAAACATTGCAAAGCAAAATTTTATTGCCTCAGATAGACAAATATTTGTTTATTGGTTTTTGGCTTTCAATAATGCTTTTAATTGCCGAATTCTTTTTGCATTCGAGAACACATATAACTGCTTGGATAGCACATGCAATGTTATTTACAATAATCTACTTTTGTGTTACCCAAAACGAGTTTAAATCTGTTAAGCCTTTTATTTATTCGATATTGCCTTTTGTTGTTGTAAATTTTATAGAAGATTTTATAGCACTCATCAATTCCTCTTTTTATGATGAATGGAATAATTATTTTGATACGGCAATTGTTTTTTCTATCATTTGGTTTTTTGCCATGTTTTTTATTACAAGAAAACAACGTAAAGACATGGAAATAGAGCAATTAAAAGCTATAGAGCGAGAAAAAGAATTTCAACAATCAGAAATTTTAAAAGCAAAATTAGAAATACAAGTAGCCGAACGTACAGCACAGCTTCGCAGTCAAAAAGATGAACTGCAAAAAACATTGGACGAACTTAAAACAACGCAGGAGCAATTGATTCAATCCGAAAAAATGGCAAGTCTTGGGGAACTTACAGCAGGTATTGCCCATGAAATACAAAATCCATTGAATTTTGTCAATAATTTTAGTGAAGTTAGCGGCGAACTTTTGGATGAAATGAACGAAGAAATTGAAAAAGGAGATTTTGACGAAGTAAAAAATATTGCTAACGACATCAAACAAAATTTAGAAAAAATAAATTTTCATGGCAAACGAGCCGATAGTATTGTTAAAGGAATGCTGCAACACAGTCGAACTGGTAATAATACAAAAGAACCAACGAACATTAACAAATTGGCCGATGAATACCTTCGGCTTGCCTATCATGGACTTCGAGCCAAAGACAAAAGCTTTAATGCGGACTTAATTACTGATTTTGATGAAAACTTACCTAAAATTAAAGTATTGGCACAAGAAATTGGTCGCGTATTACTGAATTTATTTACGAATGCTTTTTATGCCACCCATCAAAGACAGAAAAAATCGGGTGAAGCATACAAACCAATTGTCAGTGTGAAGACTGAATTGAAAGCAAATGGAATTGAAATAACCGTAAAAGACAACGGTATTGGGATCCCAGAATCCATCAAAAGCAAAATAATGCAACCATTTTTTACCACCAAGCCTAGTGGTGAAGGTACAGGTTTGGGATTGTCTTTGAGCTACGATATAGTGGTAAAAGGGCATGGTGGAAGTATTGCTATTGATAGTAAAGAAAATGATTATACTGCTTTTACAATTTTTCTTCCACTAGAATAA
- a CDS encoding response regulator, which produces MKILVVDDEPDVQPLFLQHFRKELRHHDFEFDFALSGEEALEYLRGNSMEVVLILSDINMPGMSGIDLLSKIRLDYKDLSPVVMMITAYGDEENFRQAMDKGANDFLTKPLDFNVLKEKLKKIMDNG; this is translated from the coding sequence ATGAAGATATTAGTAGTAGATGATGAACCCGATGTGCAGCCGCTTTTTTTGCAGCATTTTCGTAAAGAATTGCGCCACCACGATTTTGAATTTGACTTTGCCCTTTCCGGCGAAGAAGCATTAGAATATCTCAGAGGCAATAGTATGGAAGTAGTACTTATATTATCGGATATTAATATGCCTGGTATGAGCGGTATTGACTTATTGTCCAAAATCCGTTTGGATTATAAAGATTTATCACCCGTTGTGATGATGATTACCGCTTATGGAGATGAAGAAAATTTCAGACAGGCGATGGACAAAGGGGCTAATGATTTTTTAACAAAACCGCTGGATTTTAATGTGTTAAAAGAGAAACTAAAAAAAATCATGGACAATGGCTAA
- a CDS encoding adenylate/guanylate cyclase domain-containing protein, translated as MAKILVVDDEADLEILVKQKFRKKIRENVYQFIFAQNGEEALQKILEHPDLDIILSDINMPIMDGLTLLSKLPEANPMLKAVMVSAYGDMHNIRLAMNRGAFDFVCKPVDFDDLDLTMSKTISHVKQLQETIKAIKENNILKMYVDENVINFMTNKEFENSLLKNEMLEATVLFVDVCGFTSITEQFPANTVVNLLNGLFDTIVKEVIAQEGHVDKFMGDAVMAVFRGNYHLDRAIDVGLALKNQIKNSEEITIGDKKYKPEISIGINSGEMVSGNIGSASLKRFDYTVIGDAVNTAQRLQSVAKPGQIIISEAVYAIVKESFKCVLNGEFALKNKSKPVNTYEVIE; from the coding sequence ATGGCTAAAATACTTGTAGTTGATGATGAAGCGGACTTGGAAATTCTGGTAAAGCAAAAGTTCAGAAAAAAGATTCGGGAAAATGTCTATCAGTTCATTTTTGCCCAGAATGGGGAAGAGGCTTTGCAGAAAATTTTGGAACATCCAGACTTGGATATTATATTAAGCGATATTAATATGCCGATAATGGATGGATTGACCTTACTGAGTAAATTACCCGAAGCCAATCCGATGTTGAAGGCGGTAATGGTATCAGCCTATGGAGATATGCACAATATACGGTTGGCTATGAACAGAGGAGCATTTGATTTTGTTTGCAAACCGGTAGATTTTGATGATTTGGATTTAACTATGTCAAAAACAATATCACATGTAAAACAATTGCAGGAAACCATTAAAGCAATCAAGGAGAATAATATTCTCAAGATGTATGTTGATGAAAATGTAATAAATTTTATGACCAACAAGGAGTTTGAAAACAGCCTTCTTAAAAATGAAATGTTGGAAGCAACAGTACTTTTTGTAGACGTATGTGGTTTTACCTCGATAACAGAGCAATTTCCTGCAAACACAGTCGTGAATTTACTCAACGGATTATTTGATACAATTGTAAAGGAAGTGATTGCTCAGGAAGGGCATGTTGATAAATTTATGGGTGATGCAGTTATGGCTGTTTTTAGAGGAAATTATCATCTTGACAGGGCTATTGATGTAGGACTCGCTTTAAAAAATCAAATCAAAAACAGTGAAGAAATAACAATTGGTGATAAAAAATACAAGCCGGAAATTTCGATTGGTATCAACTCTGGGGAAATGGTTTCCGGAAATATTGGCTCGGCATCTTTAAAGCGATTTGATTATACCGTTATTGGCGATGCAGTTAATACGGCTCAAAGATTGCAAAGTGTTGCCAAACCCGGACAAATTATTATTTCAGAGGCTGTATATGCTATTGTAAAAGAATCATTTAAGTGTGTGTTAAACGGAGAATTTGCATTGAAAAACAAATCGAAACCGGTAAATACTTATGAGGTAATTGAATAA
- a CDS encoding cupin domain-containing protein, with translation MNTTDPSEQNLIFPQGEKANPDYFTGNAWVKLLVNENEFNSVIGNVTFEAGARNNWHTHPGGQILIVTDGIGYYQEKDKPIQSIQRGDVIKIPADIKHWHGASRDSSLTHIAITAVTPKGSIDWLERVTDKEFNSYSVS, from the coding sequence ATGAACACAACAGATCCAAGTGAACAAAATTTAATATTTCCCCAAGGAGAAAAAGCAAATCCTGATTATTTTACGGGAAATGCATGGGTGAAATTATTGGTGAATGAAAATGAATTTAATAGTGTGATCGGTAACGTTACTTTTGAAGCGGGAGCCCGGAACAATTGGCACACCCATCCGGGAGGCCAGATCTTGATTGTTACAGATGGAATTGGCTATTATCAGGAAAAAGACAAGCCCATTCAATCGATTCAAAGAGGGGATGTTATCAAAATACCTGCTGATATTAAACATTGGCATGGTGCTTCTCGCGATAGTTCATTAACACATATTGCAATTACCGCAGTTACGCCAAAAGGGTCAATTGATTGGTTGGAAAGAGTGACTGATAAAGAATTTAATAGTTATTCCGTAAGTTGA